The Vitis riparia cultivar Riparia Gloire de Montpellier isolate 1030 chromosome 10, EGFV_Vit.rip_1.0, whole genome shotgun sequence genome includes a region encoding these proteins:
- the LOC117924030 gene encoding E3 ubiquitin-protein ligase CSU1 gives MPQRHSKNNNDLAFFTYDEKRKLGYGTQKERLGRDSIKPFDACCLCLKPFIDPLCCQKGHVFCKECILECLLAQKKDIQRKLAAHAAQLKQEKEEEEERLTLQKARELDAFDQQNHGAVPQYSDKNHTRDKNGFHGANSVKVTSYEEEALRNMKAFWLPSATPEAPVKVEAPSTSTVCPEGNEKLKLKTLFPIHLTEDRSEQKKSKSLDKTYICPSCKVTLTNTMSLVALSSCGHVFCKKCADKFMAVDKVCLVCNKGCKDRNLVPLEKGGTGFAGHGDHLEATDFKHLGSGSGLGLVRPAMKT, from the exons ATGCCGCAGAGACATTCAAAGAACAATAATGATCTTGCCTTCTTCACATATGATGAGAAGCGCAAACTCGGATATGGAACTCAGAAGGAGCGACTTGGCAGGGACTCAATAAAGCCTTTTGATGCATGCTGCCTTTGCTTAAAGCCATTCATTGATCCTCTCTGTTGCCAGAAAGGTCATGTCTTCTGCAAGGAATGTATTCTCGAATGCTTGTTGGCTCAAAAGAAAGATATCCAAAG GAAGCTAGCTGCCCATGCTGCTCAGCTGAAGCAAGAgaaagaagaggaggaagagagATTAACGTTGCAGAAAGCCAGAGAGCTTGATGCATTTGATCAACAAAACCATGGTGCAGTACCGCAGTACAGTGATAAGAACCACACCCGAGACAAGAATGGCTTCCATGGAGCAAACAGTGTGAAGGTTACTTCTTATGAAGAGGAAGCACTTCGAAACATGAAAGCATTTTGGCTGCCTTCTGCTACACCAGAAGCTCCTGTGAAAGTAGAAGCCCCCTCCACTAGTACAGTATGTCCCGAAGGCAACGAAAAACTCAAGCTGAAGACCCTCTTCCCAATCCACTTGACTGAGGACAGGAGTGAACAGAAGAAGTCCAAATCTCTTGATAAAACCTATATCTGTCCCAGCTGCAAGGTCACTCTAACAAATACCATGTCCCTTGTAGCACTTAGTTCTTGTGGCCATGTGTTTTGCAAGAAGTGTGCAGATAAGTTTATGGCAGTTGACAAGGTTTGTCTTGTATGCAACAAGGGTTGTAAAGACAGAAATCTGGTCCCCTTGGAAAAGGGAGGAACAGGCTTTGCCGGCCATGGGGATCATTTGGAAGCAACAGACTTTAAGCATTTGGGAAGTGGTTCAGGGTTGGGGCTGGTGAGACCGGCAATGAAGACATGA
- the LOC117923577 gene encoding transcription factor MYB4-like isoform X1, whose protein sequence is MINRVSRRVGNLKLKEILPEMVRIPYYSDVSTLKKGSWSPEEDQKLKAYIKRYGIWNWTEMPKAAGLSRSGKSCRLRWVNYLKPGIKRGSFSCEEEKTILEMHKKLGNRWSAIAARLPGRTDNEIKNYWHTKLRKLKDNSAPRTKSQAPKTFTVEAKPIGSPKDASSLGSEHPWSSQLSIDDSTSSITSLAVGADEIQLEGNSGDPMSTQPFAYDSSSSVTSPAVGTDKNQTMEGSTESERTFGDFQAFPVDDLFMPGDYFWETYPDLELAFPICEEWVQEPLWT, encoded by the exons ATGATAAATAGAG TATCTAGGAGGGTGGGGAACTTGAAATTGAAAGAGATTCTCCCAGAGATGGTGAGGATTCCGTACTACAGCGATGTTAGTACTCTAAAGAAAGGATCCTGGAGTCCTGAAGAAGATCAAAAGTTGAAAGCTTACATCAAGAGATATGGCATCTGGAACTGGACAGAGATGCCAAAAGCTGCTG gTTTATCAAGGTCTGGGAAGAGTTGCAGACTTCGATGGGTGAATTACCTGAAGCCTGGCATCAAGCGAGGAAGCTTCAGCTGCGAAGAGGAGAAAACCATACTCGAGATGCATAAAAAGCTAGGAAATAG ATGGTCTGCCATTGCAGCAAGATTGCCCGGAAGGACTgacaatgaaataaaaaattactggCACACCAAACTGAGGAAACTCAAAGACAATTCAGCCCCAAGGACCAAATCACAAGCTCCGAAAACATTCACTGTTGAAGCTAAGCCGATAGGCAGTCCAAAAGATGCTAGCAGCTTGGGATCTGAGCACCCATGGTCATCCCAATTATCCATTGATGACTCCACTTCATCAATCACCAGTCTTGCTGTTGGAGCTGATGAAATTCAATTGGAGGGGAACTCTGGGGACCCCATGTCAACACAACCATTTGCTTATGATTCCTCTTCATCAGTCACCAGTCCTGCTGTTGGAACTGATAAGAATCAAACGATGGAGGGGAGTACGGAGTCAGAAAGAACATTTGGAGATTTTCAAGCATTTCCAGTGGATGACTTGTTCATGCCGGGCGATTATTTTTGGGAGACATATCCAGACCTTGAATTAGCATTCCCAATTTGTGAGGAGTGGGTTCAAGAGCCGCTATGGACATAG
- the LOC117923878 gene encoding universal stress protein PHOS32, producing the protein MTSPKKPPESERPATAILVQPSSPRFPITPTGAHRKIGIAVDLSDESAFAVKWAVQNYLRPGDVVILLHVRPTSVLYGADWGSIDLSMETDEESQQKLEDDFDAFTTAKANDLAQPLVEAQIPVKIHIVKDHDMKERLCLEVERLGLSAVIMGSRGFGASKRNSKGRLGSVSDYCVHHCVCPVVVVRFPDDKDGSGNDSGDATPEDKTGDDLLCPLVQEDDCHVPAKIYKETEAAS; encoded by the exons ATGACTTCACCCAAAAAGCCACCGGAATCTGAGCGCCCGGCGACGGCGATCTTAGTCCAGCCATCGTCTCCTAGGTTTCCGATTACTCCCACCGGTGCCCACCGGAAAATTGGGATAGCTGTCGATCTGAGCGACGAGAGCGCATTTGCTGTGAAATGGGCCGTCCAGAATTACCTCCGCCCGGGCGACGTTGTGATCCTCCTGCACGTGCGTCCGACGAGCGTCCTCTACGGCGCCGATTGGGGCTCTATCGACCTGTCGATGGAAACCGACGAGGAGTCGCAGCAGAAGCTGGAAGACGATTTCGACGCCTTCACCACCGCGAAGGCCAACGATCTGGCTCAGCCGCTGGTTGAGGCGCAGATTCCTGTGAAGATCCACATAGTGAAGGATCACGACATGAAAGAGAGGCTTTGCTTGGAGGTGGAAAGATTGGGATTGAGTGCGGTGATTATGGGGAGTCGAGGTTTTGGTGCTTCGAAGCGGAATAGTAAAGGACGGCTGGGGAGCGTTAGCGATTACTGCGTGCATCACTGTGTTTGTCCCGTGGTTGTGGTTAGGTTTCCTGATGATAAGGATGGCAGCGGGAATGATTCCGGAGATGCTACACCGGAGGATAAGACGGGCGATGATCTGCTGTGTCCGCTGGTGCAGGAGGATGACTGCCACGTTCCAGCTAAGATATACAAAG AGACAGAGGCGGCCTCTTAA
- the LOC117923170 gene encoding secreted RxLR effector protein 161-like translates to MKTIPYVSAIGSLMYAQVCTRPDTAFIVNVLDRYLSNPRHDHWVAAKKVLRYRQRTKDFMLVYRRVDNIEVVGYSDSDFGGCSDDRKSTSRYIFLLAGGAISWKSVKQSLIASSTMYVEFVACYGASSQAVFG, encoded by the coding sequence ATGAAGACTATTCCTTATGTTAGTGCCATTGGTAGCCTGATGTATGCACAAGTATGTACAAGACCTGATACCGCCTTCATTGTTAACGTTCTTGATAGATATTTATCGAACCCTAGACATGATCATTGGGTTGCTGCAAAGAAAGTCTTGAGATATCGACAAAGAACGAAGGATTTTATGCTTGTGTATAGGAGGGTGGATAATATCGAGGTAGTTGGATACTCAGATTCTGATTTTGGTGGTTGTTCTGATGATCGCAAATCTACTTCAAGATACATTTTTCTGTTAGCTGGTGGAGccatttcatggaaaagtgtcaaACAAAGCCTAATTGCATCCTCGACCATGTATGTTGAGTTTGTAGCTTGTTATGGTGCATCATCTCAAGCTGTTTTTGGCTAA
- the LOC117923577 gene encoding transcription factor MYB82-like isoform X2: MVRIPYYSDVSTLKKGSWSPEEDQKLKAYIKRYGIWNWTEMPKAAGLSRSGKSCRLRWVNYLKPGIKRGSFSCEEEKTILEMHKKLGNRWSAIAARLPGRTDNEIKNYWHTKLRKLKDNSAPRTKSQAPKTFTVEAKPIGSPKDASSLGSEHPWSSQLSIDDSTSSITSLAVGADEIQLEGNSGDPMSTQPFAYDSSSSVTSPAVGTDKNQTMEGSTESERTFGDFQAFPVDDLFMPGDYFWETYPDLELAFPICEEWVQEPLWT; encoded by the exons ATGGTGAGGATTCCGTACTACAGCGATGTTAGTACTCTAAAGAAAGGATCCTGGAGTCCTGAAGAAGATCAAAAGTTGAAAGCTTACATCAAGAGATATGGCATCTGGAACTGGACAGAGATGCCAAAAGCTGCTG gTTTATCAAGGTCTGGGAAGAGTTGCAGACTTCGATGGGTGAATTACCTGAAGCCTGGCATCAAGCGAGGAAGCTTCAGCTGCGAAGAGGAGAAAACCATACTCGAGATGCATAAAAAGCTAGGAAATAG ATGGTCTGCCATTGCAGCAAGATTGCCCGGAAGGACTgacaatgaaataaaaaattactggCACACCAAACTGAGGAAACTCAAAGACAATTCAGCCCCAAGGACCAAATCACAAGCTCCGAAAACATTCACTGTTGAAGCTAAGCCGATAGGCAGTCCAAAAGATGCTAGCAGCTTGGGATCTGAGCACCCATGGTCATCCCAATTATCCATTGATGACTCCACTTCATCAATCACCAGTCTTGCTGTTGGAGCTGATGAAATTCAATTGGAGGGGAACTCTGGGGACCCCATGTCAACACAACCATTTGCTTATGATTCCTCTTCATCAGTCACCAGTCCTGCTGTTGGAACTGATAAGAATCAAACGATGGAGGGGAGTACGGAGTCAGAAAGAACATTTGGAGATTTTCAAGCATTTCCAGTGGATGACTTGTTCATGCCGGGCGATTATTTTTGGGAGACATATCCAGACCTTGAATTAGCATTCCCAATTTGTGAGGAGTGGGTTCAAGAGCCGCTATGGACATAG
- the LOC117923578 gene encoding uncharacterized protein LOC117923578, protein MAATEVVKSGETEGEGEEQRLLEGVAVLDFDMLCSTVALQAQGKWTKFDHNGNGDDEDSGEFGGVFRMWEGELLDCFEDRRIAIQTACCPCYRFGKNMRRAGFGSCFIQGTVYFILSFSAFLSCIAFFVTKRHCFLYMAVAFTISIGTYMGFFRTQIKKKFNIRGGDSSLDDCVYHLICPCCTLCQESRTLEMNNVQDGTWHGRGDTICIGSYGESSKAFLELHPPPLVTTKSPEPCSMQKSTDSNERS, encoded by the exons ATGGCGGCGACGGAGGTGGTGAAGAGCGGAGAGACGGAGGGGGAGGGAGAGGAGCAGAGGCTGCTGGAGGGAGTGGCGGTGCTGGACTTCGACATGTTGTGCTCCACGGTGGCACTGCAGGCGCAGGGCAAGTGGACCAAATTTGACCACAATGGGAATGGTGATGATGAAGATAGTGGGGAATTTGGGGGCGTTTTCAGGATGTGGGAAGGTGAACTTCTTGATTGCTTTGAGGATCGTCGCATCGCTATTCAAACTGCTTG TTGTCCATGCTACAGGTTTGGTAAAAACATGAGAAGAGCTGGTTTTGGTTCTTGTTTTATTCAG GGAACTGTTTATTTCATACTTTCCTTTAGTGCCTTTCTTAGCTGCATTGCCTTTTTTGTCACCAAACGACACTGCTTTCTGTACATGGCGGTTGCTTTCACCATTTCAATTGGAACATATATGGGTTTCTTCCGCACAcagattaaaaagaaatttaatatcaGG GGTGGTGACAGTTCCTTGGATGATTGTGTCTACCATCTAATCTGCCCTTGCTGCACGTTATGCCAG GAGTCGAGAACATTGGAAATGAACAATGTCCAAGATGGCACCTGGCATGGTCGGGGTGACACAATATGCATCGGGAGTTACGGTGAAAGCAGCAAAGCATTCCTTGAGCTGCACCCACCTCCTCTTGTCACGACCAAATCCCCTGAACCCTGCAGCATGCAAAAAAGTACAGACAGCAATGAGCGGTCATAA